DNA sequence from the Streptomyces tsukubensis genome:
ACACCGCGCACGCCGTGAACTTCACCGGCGGACTGCACCACGCGATGGCCGGCTCCGCGGCCGGATTCTGCATCTACAACGACGCCTCCCTCGCCATCGCCCGGCTGCTCGAACTCGGCGCCGAACGCGTGGCGTACGTCGATATGGACGTCCACCACGGAGACGGCGTACAGGCCGCTTTCTGGGGAGATCCGCGCGTACTGACGATCTCCCTGCACGAACACCCGAGGACCCTCTTCCCCGGCACCGGTTGGCCCGAGGAGACCGGGGCCGGAGGGGTCGCGGAAGGCGGGGCGGTCAATGTGGCGCTGCCGCCGGGCACGGGCGACGAGGGCTGGCTGCGGGCCTTTCACGCCGTGGTACCCGAACTCCTGGCCGACTTCCGGCCCCAGGTGCTGGTCACCCAGCACGGAGCCGATACGCACTTCGAGGACCCGCTGGCGCATCTCGCGGTATCACTGGACGCCCAGCGCCTCGTCCAGGAGGCCTGCCACGCGCTGGCGCACGAACACGCCGAGGACGGGCGGTGGCTGGCACTCGGCGGCGGCGGGTACGCCGTCGTGGACGTCGTCCCGCGCTCCTGGACGCATCTCGTGGGGATCGCCGCGCACGCGCCCGTCGACCCGGAAGCGATGGTGCCGCAGGAGTGGCGGGACCGGGTGTACGCGCTGACGCGGCAGCCCGGGCCCCGGCGGATGACGGACGGGCGGACACCGCAGTGGCGGGACTGGGACGCCGGATACGACCCCGCCGACCGGCTGGACCAGGCCGTGCTGGCGACGCGGCGGGCCGTGTTCCCGCTGCGGGGGCTCCTTCCGTAACCGGTGCAGTATGCCGAGTCCGCGCAGCGGTGCCGTACGCCCGTCCCGTACGCCGGGACGGGCCGCGGCCCGCACACCGCCCCGAAACGCGGCATTCGGCCGCCCGCCGGGTCCGTGCTGTGCGGAGGAAGGCGTGAAAAGGGCTTCTACGGGGCCGTGTTGGGCCGAACGCGGGACCCGGGCGGGGAAACCCCGCCGACCGCCCCGCGCTGCGGCAGCCTCGTCCCTGTGGCGATGAGTCGAAGGGCACTGCGGGCCCATCTGGTGGCCGCCGGACTGGCCGGCACCGTCGCGACGAGCCGCGAGAACAGCCTCCGCCGGTACCGGCTGTTCGCCGCGGGCGACCCCCGGGCCAGGCTCGGGCTCGTCCCCGAACGCGACTGGACCGAACGCGACCTGCTCGCGCTGATGGCCGAACGGTGCGGGGTGCCCGCCGATCCGGGCCGGGTCTCCGGGCCCGAGACCATCGACCCCGACCGGACGCTCGACGCACTGGACGCCTTCTCCGGAGAGCTCGCTTCCGTCGCCGCACGGCGGGGCGCCGTCCTGTTCGGAACCGGCCATCCCCATCGGCTCCTGCGGTTTTACGGCGGCCTCGCAGACGCTTTGTCGGCGGCGGGCTGTCTCGTACTCACACCCGCGCAGGGCAGAAGTGTCGACATAACGACCCGGTTCGGCGTACGTCAGGGCACGCTCGCGTACGTACAAGGGGTCGCGCTGGTGCGGGAAGACGGCGCACGGGGCGCAGTGGCGGGAACCGGCGCACACACCCACTCGCCGCTGCCGCTGCGGCTGGCTCTGGAGGGCCTGGTGGCCGCAGGGGGGCCGTTGCCCGATCTGGTCGTAGGGGACCACGGCTGGGTCTGCGGGGCTGGTCAGCTGGGTTTTCCGGCCATCGGCCCGGCGGACGCCGACGATCCGGCCGTCTTCGTGGGCGAGGCGGAAGGCCGGATCGCCGTCGCGGTGCCGCTCGACGACGCCGTACGGTCGGCGCATTACCGGCCCCTCATGCGCTATGTACTCAAACGCGCCTGTCTGTCAGGTTAGGCCGCCGTTGGCTGCTCCTCTTCCCCACTCGTACCACGCGCCCCTAGTCTGGGGAGTGAGCGCACAGCGACGAAGAGTCACCGGAGGGGAAGCCGGTGGGCGTCATGTGCGGAAGGTACAGGTGGGTCATGGCTGCTGGCAGCGAGAGGCCTCTCAACGAGGTCAAGTTCCTTACCGTGGCGGAAGTCGCCTCGGTGATGCGGGTGTCGAAAATGACTGTGTACCGGCTGGTGCACAGCGGGCATCTGCCGGCGATCCGGGTGGGGAGGTCCTTCCGAGTTCCGGAGCAAGCGGTGCACGAGTATCTCCGCGAATCCTTCGTGGGGGTCGAATCCGCTTAGCGGGAAGTCCCGCAGGCGACCTGCGGGAGTCCCGCGGGTGCCGGCGGAGCATGCGGCGACCCTCGGATTACGGGCTCGGAGCTCGGGCGGGTAGGCTAGGCCGACGTAGGTCGTGTGGGCCCAGACGCCCCGCACCGAGTGAAGAGAAGTGAGCGAGGGTAGTCGTGGGCTCTGTTATCAAGAAGCGGCGCAAGCGGATGGCCAAGAAGAAGCACCGCAAGCTGCTCAAGCGCACCCGCGTTCAGCGTCGTAACAAGAAGTAAAGCTTCAACGACGGCTGTACGTGTTGTACGTATCACCGTGGCCCTCCCGCCCTTGTGGCAGGAGGGCCACAGTGTTTCCCGGGTGTGCCCGGACGCGTTTCGGGGTCGGCATGCCCCCGGATGCGCGCCGCGGAACAGAAGGGGACCGGTCCGGACATCCCCCGGCAACGCCGAGCCGCTACCGTGGCGTCTGAACGTGTGAACGCATTCATCTGATGTTCGAGACGGCCGAGGGAAGGCGCTGATCTTGGGGAAGGTCGTGCTCGTGACCGGGGCCGCCCGGCAGCTCGGCGGCCGTCTGGTGCGCAGCCTGCGGCGGGACGCCCGGATCGACCGGGTGATCGCCGTCGACGCGGTGGTGCCCGAGCACGGTCTCGGCGGCGCGGAGTTCGTCCGTACGGATATCCGGCAGCCCGCGATAGGACGGGTCCTGGCCGAACACGGGGTCGACACGGTCGTCCATCTCGATGTCACCGGCACCCCGCTGGGCGCGGGCGGCCGGACGGCCGTCAAGGAGACCAACGTCATCGGCACGATGCAGCTCCTCGGCGCCTGCCAGAAAACGCCCACGGTCCGGCGGCTGGTGGTCAAGTCGAGTACGAGCGTCTACGGCTCCGCACCCCGCGATCCGGCGGTCTTCACCGAGACCACCCCGCCCAAATCCCTGCCGAGCGGTGGCTTCGCGAAGGACGCCGTGGAGGTCGAGGGATATGTCCGGGGCTTCGCCCGGCGCCGTCCCGACGTCGCGGTCTGTGTGCTGAGGTTCGCCAATATCCTCGGGCCGGGCGCCGACTCCCCGCTGGCCGAGTTCCTGTCGCTGCCGGTGCTGCCGACGGTGTTCGGCTACGACCCGCGGCTCCAGTTCGTCCACGAGGACGATGTGATCGACGTCCTGCTGCTCGCGCTGCGCGAACCGCGCCGGGCCACCCTGAACAGCGGCACCTTCAATATCGCGGGCGACGGGGTGCTGCTGCTGTCGCAGTGCTCACGGCGGCTGGGGCGGCCGACCCTGCCGGTGCCGCTGCCCGCCGTCACCTGGGTGGGCTCCGCGTTGCGTACGGTGGGGGTCACGGACTTCTCGCCCGAGCAGATCCGGCTGCTGACCCACGGCCGGGTGGTCAGCACCGAGCAGATGCGCCGCACCCTGGGGTTCACCCCCCGCTACACCACCCCGGAGACCTTCGCCGACTTCGCCCGCGCCCGTGGGGCCGGTCCGTTGCCGCCGCAGACGCTGGCACGGGCGGTCGACCGGGTGGGGGAGGCGCTGGGGGCCCGCCGGGCCGGGCCGGCGGCGGCCCCGACGCAGAGCGACGCCGGATAAGGAGCGCACCCACGATGGCGGACGCCAAGGTCATTCCCTTCGACTCCTTCGACCCCTTCGACGGCGAACGGGCGCGCGGCGGTGCGCCGCGGTCCGGGCGGCGGCGCACGCCCGGAGCGGCCGGGAGCGGGGCGGCCGATCCGGCGGAGGCCGGTGAGGTCGGGGAGGTTCCGGAGGCCAGGGACGGCCGGAGCCGTCGCCCGGTGCGGCCGGTGGCCGTACCCGGGCAGACGTCCGGAGCCGCCCCCGCGACGGCTACCGAAACGGGGCCGGACACCGGTTCCGGGGCCGCCGGGTGGGAGCGGAAGCTGGCGGGCGGACTGGCGTTCCTGCGCCGGCGGGTCACCGGCGAATACGAGGTCGACGAGTTCGGCTACGACAAGGAGCTCACCGACCAGGTCCTGATGTCGCTGCTGCGGCCGCTGTACGACAAGTACTTCCGGGTCGAGGTCAAGGGCATCGAGAACATCCCCGCCGAAGGGGGTGCCCTGGTCGTCGC
Encoded proteins:
- a CDS encoding acetoin utilization protein AcuC; this encodes MSGRAMLMWDEAVTAYDFGDGHPMDPVRLALTMGLVRDLGLDRAVDVVAARPAGDSTLRLVHRADYVAAVRAASADPRTADQAYGLGTVDDPAFAGMHEASALIAGQSVAAAEALWRGDTAHAVNFTGGLHHAMAGSAAGFCIYNDASLAIARLLELGAERVAYVDMDVHHGDGVQAAFWGDPRVLTISLHEHPRTLFPGTGWPEETGAGGVAEGGAVNVALPPGTGDEGWLRAFHAVVPELLADFRPQVLVTQHGADTHFEDPLAHLAVSLDAQRLVQEACHALAHEHAEDGRWLALGGGGYAVVDVVPRSWTHLVGIAAHAPVDPEAMVPQEWRDRVYALTRQPGPRRMTDGRTPQWRDWDAGYDPADRLDQAVLATRRAVFPLRGLLP
- a CDS encoding phosphatase, with the protein product MSRRALRAHLVAAGLAGTVATSRENSLRRYRLFAAGDPRARLGLVPERDWTERDLLALMAERCGVPADPGRVSGPETIDPDRTLDALDAFSGELASVAARRGAVLFGTGHPHRLLRFYGGLADALSAAGCLVLTPAQGRSVDITTRFGVRQGTLAYVQGVALVREDGARGAVAGTGAHTHSPLPLRLALEGLVAAGGPLPDLVVGDHGWVCGAGQLGFPAIGPADADDPAVFVGEAEGRIAVAVPLDDAVRSAHYRPLMRYVLKRACLSG
- a CDS encoding helix-turn-helix domain-containing protein, with amino-acid sequence MAAGSERPLNEVKFLTVAEVASVMRVSKMTVYRLVHSGHLPAIRVGRSFRVPEQAVHEYLRESFVGVESA
- a CDS encoding 30S ribosomal protein bS22 is translated as MGSVIKKRRKRMAKKKHRKLLKRTRVQRRNKK
- a CDS encoding NAD-dependent epimerase/dehydratase family protein; the protein is MGKVVLVTGAARQLGGRLVRSLRRDARIDRVIAVDAVVPEHGLGGAEFVRTDIRQPAIGRVLAEHGVDTVVHLDVTGTPLGAGGRTAVKETNVIGTMQLLGACQKTPTVRRLVVKSSTSVYGSAPRDPAVFTETTPPKSLPSGGFAKDAVEVEGYVRGFARRRPDVAVCVLRFANILGPGADSPLAEFLSLPVLPTVFGYDPRLQFVHEDDVIDVLLLALREPRRATLNSGTFNIAGDGVLLLSQCSRRLGRPTLPVPLPAVTWVGSALRTVGVTDFSPEQIRLLTHGRVVSTEQMRRTLGFTPRYTTPETFADFARARGAGPLPPQTLARAVDRVGEALGARRAGPAAAPTQSDAG